DNA from Amycolatopsis sp. DSM 110486:
CGGCCCAGCGTCATCGGCACGGCGTCCTGCAGCTGGGTGCGCCCGATCTTCACGACGTCGCTGAACTCGCGGCCTTTCTCGTGCAGCGCGCCGCGCAGCTCGGCCATGGCGCCGAGCAGCTCGGTCGCGGCCGCGTGCACCGCGAGCTTCACGGCGGTGGGGTAGACGTCGTTGGTGGACTGGCCGAGGTTCACGTCGTCGATCGGGTGCAGCCGCGCGTAGTCCCCGCGCGAGTGCCCGAGGAGCTCCAGCGCCCGGTTCGTCACGACCTCGTTCACGTTCATGTTCGACGACGTGCCCGCGCCGCCCTGGATCACGTCCACGGTGAACTGCTCGTGCAGCCGGCCGGCCTCGATCTCCTCGCACGCGGCGACGATCGCGGCGGTCTTGTCGTCGGACAGCAGGCCGACGTCGTGGTTGGCCAGCGCGGCCGCGTGCTTCACGCGGGCCAGCGCGACCACGAGCTCGGGGTGCGTCGAGAGCGGCAGGCCGCTGATCGGGAAGTTGGCCATGGCGCGGCGGGTGTGCACGCCGTAATACGCGTCGGCGGGCACGGCCAGCTCGCCGAGCAGGTCTGCTTCGGTGCGGGTGGTGGTCATCGGGCACTCCTGGTGAACAACGCGCCGCGGTCGGCGGTCACGGCGCCGGCGACGACCGTCGCCACGGGCCGGTGGGTGAAGGACAGGCCCCCGAACGGGGTGTTGTGCGAACGGCCCGCGGTGTCGGCGGGGTCGACCGACCAGTCGGCCCGCGGGTCGACGAGGGTGAACGTGGCCGGCTCGCCGACGGCGATCGGGCGGCCGGCGGACGCGGCGATGCCGCCGATGCGCGCCGGGGCGTGGGCCATGCGGTCGGCCACGAGCGCCCAGTCGACGCCGCGGCTGGTGTGCAGCACCTCGGACACCACGGCCAGTGCCGTCTCCAGCCCGGTCATCCCGAACGGCGCCCCGCACCAGTCGGCGGCTTTCGCCTCGGCCGGGTGCGGCGCGTGGTCGGTGGCGACGGCGTCGATCGTGCCGTCGAGCAAGGCGGCCCGCAGCGCCCGGACGTCGCCGGGGGAGCGCAGGGGCGGGTTGACCTTGAATTTCGGGTCCGCGCTCGCGGCCTCGCCGTCGGTGAGCAGCAGGTGGTGCGGCGTGACCTCGGCGGTCACGGCCCAGCCCTGCTCCTTGGCCCACCGCACGAGCGCGACCGAGCGCGCCGTCGACACGTGGCAGACGTGCAGCGGCGCCCCGGCGTCGGCGGCGAGCACGATGTCGCGCGCCACCACGGTTTCCTCGCCCGTGGCCGGCCACGGCGGCAGCCCGGTCCGCTCGGCCGCGCGGCCCGCGTTGATCTGGCCGGCGCCGGCGAGCGGGCCCGACTGGGCGTGCTGGGCGAGCACCGTGCCGGTCCGCTTGGTCAGCTCGAGGGCGTCGCGCACCAGCACGGGATCGTCGACGCAGCGGCCGTCGTCGGAGAACAGGCGCGCGCCGGCCGCGGCCATGGCTTCCAGCGGTGCGAGGCGGTGCCCGGCAAGGCCTTCGGTGATCGCTCCGACGGCGTGCACGCGGCAGGACGCGGTGCGCTCGGCCAGGTCGAGCACGTGACGGATCCGCTCGGGCGAGTCGGTGACCGGGCTGCAGTTGGCCATGGCGAACACGTCGGAGTACCCGCCGGCCGCCGCCGCGGCGGTGCCGGTGGCGATGGTCTCGGCGTCCTCGCCGCCGGGCTCGCGCAGGTGCGTGTGCAGGTCGACGAACGCGGGCAGCAGCACGAGACCGTCGGCGTCGAACCGGTTCGGCTCGTCGGCGCTGCCGCGGGGCCGCAGCTCGGCGATGCGGCCGTCGCGCACCACGAGATCGATCGGGGTGCCGCCGAACGGGGC
Protein-coding regions in this window:
- a CDS encoding dihydroorotase; the encoded protein is MSPLTQAPLGHAVLTGVAPFGGTPIDLVVRDGRIAELRPRGSADEPNRFDADGLVLLPAFVDLHTHLREPGGEDAETIATGTAAAAAGGYSDVFAMANCSPVTDSPERIRHVLDLAERTASCRVHAVGAITEGLAGHRLAPLEAMAAAGARLFSDDGRCVDDPVLVRDALELTKRTGTVLAQHAQSGPLAGAGQINAGRAAERTGLPPWPATGEETVVARDIVLAADAGAPLHVCHVSTARSVALVRWAKEQGWAVTAEVTPHHLLLTDGEAASADPKFKVNPPLRSPGDVRALRAALLDGTIDAVATDHAPHPAEAKAADWCGAPFGMTGLETALAVVSEVLHTSRGVDWALVADRMAHAPARIGGIAASAGRPIAVGEPATFTLVDPRADWSVDPADTAGRSHNTPFGGLSFTHRPVATVVAGAVTADRGALFTRSAR